The Faecalibacterium sp. I3-3-89 sequence GTTCTTCGTAGAGCCAGCGGTGATTGCAGATGTTAATCTGCATAAGGCCGAAGTCTCCGGTGTCGCTGACCGCATCCGGCTGGTAGCTGCTCTCCCGCTCGATGACGGCGATGGCGATTTCAAACGGGACGCCCTGCCGCTCCGCCTGCTCCCGGACGTACCGTTGCAGCTCGTCGCTCATGGGTACGTCGTAGAGGAGCTCCGGCTCCTGTTCTGCCTCTGGCTGCACCTCCATGTAGGCGAGCGTCACATATTCCGTTGCCGGTGCTGCCGCTGTCTGCTGTGCGAGGTTTGCTGCGGCCGTCGTCGCGCAGGAGTAAGCCGCAATAAGTGCGGTGACTGTGCAGAAAAACGCAACGGCCGCAATCTCCATCTTTCTTTTAAGCGCATCCATAATCAGGTGTGGCGGCTGCCGTGAGCGAGCCGACCGTCCTCCGTGCGACGCGGTCGAGGATTTCTTTGACCTCTCCGCTCGTCCGGGTCCGGCAGAAGTCGTCGCAAATCTTGATTCGGGTGTTCCCGATGGTGAAGTCCTCCACGACGTTCCCGCTCTGCTTCGCCTCCAACACTTTTTACACCTCCTGTTTTCCGAATTGCTTTCTGTAAATGAGCTTCAAGGTCTGAGCCTTGTTCGTTATCTCGTCGAGAACTTCAAGGTACTGTTCCATGCGCGGCTTTTCTTTCGCGTCGATGACGCCGTCGGCCGCGATGTCGATGATTCCGTCCTTGACCTCCGGCAACGACTTCATTGCCGAAATGAGCTGCAATGTGACCCGCTCGAGCTCTTCCAGCTCAATCGGTGAAATTGTCCCGATGCCGAGCGGGCAGAGGTGCGAGCAGAAATGGTTTTGCAGCTCCGGCGCGTTGTAGGTGTCCGACAGCATCAGGACCTCCTCCGGGTGCGGGTTGATGGTTCCGAGCTCGATGTTTGCGAGCCGCGTCCGGTCGATGCCGGTCACCTCTGACGCACCCTCTCTGCTGCCTAACCGGTCGTTCCACGATGCCGCTGCGATTCGTGCCCTGTAGAACACGTTATCTGCGGCTTTCGTTGCCATTTTAGGCATTTATTCCGTGCCTCCTTTCGGTTAAAATATTTACAAGGAAACGCAAAATGTTTGCTTTTGGCGTCATTATTTCGTATCAATGACGCGAAACGGGTCGCTTCGGGTTAAAAAAAAGGTCGTCGTAGGGATAGCCGAGGGCCTGCTTGATTTTCAGGCTCAGCTTGAGGGACGGATTCTTGTCTCCGCTCTCAATCTGTGCGTAGTGGCTCCGGCTCACGCCCAGCCTCTCGCTGAAAGTCTGCTGGGTGTAGCCCGCTCCCTCCCGGAGCGTTTGCAGCTTTTTCCGCATTCCGCCTGTCTCCTCCTTTCTGTGTGACCCTTTTGGGGTCTTTCTGTGGTTTATTATAGTCCCTAATTGGGTCAAAGTCAAGTTTTTTTCAAAAATTTCTGCTTTTCGTGACGCAATTAGCGTCATTTGTCCCCGTGAGGGGATTTTTGTGATACAATATAAAAGTCTTAGGGAGGTACGTCTGTATGGATAAGTTTTCTGAACGGTTGGTCGCGCTCCGCAAGGAGAAGGATTTGACGCAGGCCGAGTTTGCCCGCCTCTGCGGCAAGCAGCGCACTACGGTCTCCGGCTACGAGACCGAGGGCAAAGAGCCAGATTTCGCCCTGCTCTGCCAGATGGCGGACTATTTCGGGGTAACCACTGACTATCTGCTGGGCCGCGAGGACGAGCGCGCACACGGTAACGAGGCGTTCCGTCAGGACAATGCAAACTTCAAGCGCAGATATGACGCCCTCCCGAAAGAGCTCCGCGCCGTCGTCTCCTCGACGTTCGATTCGGTCTATGTGCTGCTCTCCCGGTGCATGAACGCGCAGAACGCAGCAGAGATGGCCCTGTATCGCGAGCTGTTCTCTGAGCTGCAAACCGGTCGCGGCGAGATAAAGAGCATCCTCGCGGATTGCGGGGGAGACCTGGCAGATGCTTTCCCGCAGATTATGGAGAAGCAGAACACGCTCAAGGCCAAAACCGCCTCTATCCTTGACAGCCTCTTGCAGGCTGACGTTGCGGCCTTAAAGGATAGCAACAAGTAACCTTTCGGCCTGCGCTCCGGCGCGGGTCTTTTTGTTTGGAGGTCATCATGGAGCAGTATCTCATATACCTGCGCAAGTCTCGTTCCGACCTCGAGGCCGAAGCGCACGGCGAGGGAGAAACACTCTCCCGGCACGAGCACACTCTGCTCGAGCTGGCGAAAAGGCAGCATCTCAACGTGACCGATATTTACCGTGAGGTCGTCTCTGGTGACACCATCGCTGCCCGCCCAATGATGCAACGGGTTCTCTCCGAGGTTGAGCAGGGCGTCTGGTCCGGCGTCCTCGTCATGGAGGTCGAGCGTCTGGCGCGCGGCGACACCATCGACCAAGGCATCATCGCGCAGACATTCAAGTTCTCCGGGACAAAAATAATAACCCCTATAAAAACGTATGACCCAGACAACGAGTTCGACGAGGAGTATTTTGAGTTCGGCTTGTTTATGAGCCGCCGCGAGTACAAAATCATCAACCGCCGGTTGCAGCGCGGTCGCCTCGCCTCCGCCAAAGAGGGAAAATGGCCGTCCGGTCTGGCCCCCTTTGGCTATCGTCGGGTAAAGCTCAAAAACGAAAAGGGCTGCTCACTCGAGCCCATCGAGGAGCAGGCCGCAATAGTCCGTATGATTTTCGACCTGTACACGGTCGGATTGCAGGACGAGGACGGTTCCGCTCGCCCGCTGTCTCTGGGTTCAATCGCCACGAGGCTCAACGATATGCACATCCCGTCTCCGTCCGGTTCACAATGGGCAAGAATCACCATTCGCGGAATCATAAAGAATCCGACGTACATTGGCATGGTGCGCTGGGGCAGTCGTGAGACGAAGAAGAAAGTGGTTGACGGCAAGGTCGTTTCTGTGCGCGGTCCTGCCGACCCAGAGAAAGAGTGCGTGTTCAAAGGCATTCATCCTCCGCTCGTTCCGAAGGAAACATTTGAACTTGCAAACGATAAGCTCACCCGGAGTGAGAATACTTCCACGCACAAGGAAAAGGTCGTCCGGAATCCTCTGGCCGGTCTGCTCGTCTGCTCCGAGTGCGGCAGGCAGATGATGCGGATGATAAACCCCGTCCATCCAGATATGCCGGTCGTGCGCTGTCCTCGTCGCGGCTGCCCGAATTGCTCGAGCTATCTCCCTATCGTCGAGGAGCGTGTCATACAGGGTCTCTCCGAGTGGATGAAAGGGTATGAGCTCGAGTGGAGCTCCGCTGCCGCGTCGTCCTCCGTGTCGTCGGTCGGCGTCCGTGAAAAAGCTCTCGTCAGCGCGGAGGCCGAGCTCCGTAAATTACAGCAGCAGCTCGAACGTACCCACGACTTCCTCGAGCAGGGCATCTACGACACAGATACCTTTCTGTCCCGCTCCCGGATGCTCTCCGACAAAATCGCTGCCGCAAAAGATAGCGTCACTCGCTGCTCCCGCGAGCTGACCGAGGAGAAGCTCCGGGAGACCAGCCGCCGCGACATCATCCCTAAAGTCAAGAATTTGCTCGATGTGTACCCGCTGCTCGAAACGGCCGAGGAGAAAAACGCCCTCCTGAAAGAGGTGCTTGAAAAGGTCGTCTACCAGAAGCTAAACGAGAAGCGCAAAAAAAGCCCTGATGGTTTCATCATAGAGATATACCCGCGCATCCCAAAATCCGAAAAATGAAAAGAGAGGACCGAAACGGCCCTCTCTTTCTTATAGTTATCCTGTTTAGCCATACTCATAGGGACTGCCCACGATGTCACCCAAGATTGCTCCTAACATGGCTGTTTCCTCCCTTACCTATGATGCCGCTTCTGGAAATCAGCTTCGATTTGTTCTTTCCACTCTGCGCCGATGGACGCGCAGCAGGGTGCTTCCCGCATCCGGGAAACCGTCTCGCTGACAACGTGGTAGTTGACCGCCACGCCCTGTGCGTCATTCTCGAACCGCACAGCCCGGTCGGACGAGATGCCGAAGCGGGCAGCTTCCTTCACAGCATCCATGTTGGCACCGAGGAACAGGAACTCCCAGCCGTACTGCTCTTTTTCCTGCTCGATCATCCGGCGGATCTTCTCATAGCTAAACCGTTTGCTGGCGTTTTCCAGCCCGTCCGTGGTAATGACAAAGATGACCTTTTCGGCACGCTCGTCCTCCGGCAGATGGCGCTGGATATTCACCATCTTTTCCATGCCATAACCAATGGCGTCCAGTAGCGCCGTGTAGCCCCGGACGTAGTAGTCCTTTTCGGTCAGCGGCGCAACGGCGTGCAGGGGAAAGCGGTCGTGCAGCAGCTGTACCTCGTGGTCAAACAGGATGGTGGTCACGTTGGCCTCGCCCTCCTGCTCCTTCTGCCGGGTCAGCATAGCATTGAACCCGCCGATGGTGTCCTGCTCCAGCTCGCCCATGGAACCGCTACGGTCCAGAATGAAAACAAGCTCGGTAAGATTTTTCTTCACAACAATGCCCTCCGTTTTGTGGTGTATCGCTTTCGTTGGCAAAAGGATACCACAAACCGGAGGGCAAAAGGTCAACGGGCAGGCGACAAATTACGCTCCCAGCTGTTCCTGATCGTATTCAAACAGCAGCGTATTGACCTGATTGATGTTATAGATTTTGTGTTTCAGGCAATACCGCACGATCCAATCCCGCTTGGAGCCATCGGAGAAGGCATAGCCTGCGCTTTTAAGCAGGTCGATGGTCTCATCCTCCGACAGATGCAGCCCCACCGCAAAGGCAAGCACAGTCTTCTTTTTGGGGTTGTACTCGCGGTTGCACTGAATTTTGGAGAAATGCTGCCGGGAGATGTTGGACTGCTTGTACACGGTGGAGTCTTTCAGCCCCCGCTCGTCAATGAGCCGCAGCAGCCGGGTGGTGAAACTCTCGCCAAGGTTGTCCATCAGGCTTTCCAGACTGCGGGCTGTCCTGGGTGCCGCGGCGGGTGCCGGAACTGCACCTAGCATCGGCACGGCGGCATCTTCTTCCAGAAGCCTCCGCCGCTCTGACAATTCTCTGCGCCGACGGCCAAATCCGTAGCTTTCATCGTTCTGTGCTACATAGTGGTCGTCAATGTACTCCTCCACCGAGGCGAACAGCTTCCGGCTCACGGCCAGCGAGTCCCGGTCGTAAAGCACCAGATACACGGTCAGGTCGTGCTCCATGACGTACTGTGTGATGGTGTCCATCGCAATGCGGAAGGCCTGTTCTTTGGGGTAGCCATAGTTTCCGCTGGACAGCAGCGGGAAAGCCACGCTCTCGCAGTGGTATTCTGCGGCTAATTCCAATGCGGAGTGGTATGCACCGGCTAATTGTTCAGCTTCGCCGAACCCGCCGCCGTGCCACGCCGGGCAGACTGCATGGAAAACGTACTTTGCCGACAGCCCGAATGCCGGAGTACACACGGCTCTGCCCAAATCGCAACGGCCGATGGCTTCGCAGGCGGCGGTCAGCTCCTGCTCCCCTGCCGCCTGATAGATGGCACGGCTGGTGCCGCTGCCCTGCAAAAGGTTCCGGTTCGCCGGGTTGACGATGGCATCCGCCGCCACTTTGGTGATGTCGTTGCGGATCATCAGAAACGGCATGGTGGTTCCTCCCTCACATGGTTTTCTTCATCCTATCACATCCGATGGGGCGGTGCAAGGGGTGCTCTTGTTTCCTGTCCGCGCAGCTATTATAATAATAGGTACCGAAAGAAGGTGAGCTTTCTGCACGACATCTGGAATCCATGGCACGGCTGCGTCAAGTGCAGCGAGGGCTGCCAGAACTGCTACATGTATTTTCTCGACCGGATGCGGGACCAGAACGGAGCCGAGATCTACAAAACGAAAAGCGGCTTTTCCTATCCGCTCCAGAAAGA is a genomic window containing:
- a CDS encoding macro domain-containing protein; translated protein: MPFLMIRNDITKVAADAIVNPANRNLLQGSGTSRAIYQAAGEQELTAACEAIGRCDLGRAVCTPAFGLSAKYVFHAVCPAWHGGGFGEAEQLAGAYHSALELAAEYHCESVAFPLLSSGNYGYPKEQAFRIAMDTITQYVMEHDLTVYLVLYDRDSLAVSRKLFASVEEYIDDHYVAQNDESYGFGRRRRELSERRRLLEEDAAVPMLGAVPAPAAAPRTARSLESLMDNLGESFTTRLLRLIDERGLKDSTVYKQSNISRQHFSKIQCNREYNPKKKTVLAFAVGLHLSEDETIDLLKSAGYAFSDGSKRDWIVRYCLKHKIYNINQVNTLLFEYDQEQLGA
- a CDS encoding helix-turn-helix domain-containing protein, with the protein product MDKFSERLVALRKEKDLTQAEFARLCGKQRTTVSGYETEGKEPDFALLCQMADYFGVTTDYLLGREDERAHGNEAFRQDNANFKRRYDALPKELRAVVSSTFDSVYVLLSRCMNAQNAAEMALYRELFSELQTGRGEIKSILADCGGDLADAFPQIMEKQNTLKAKTASILDSLLQADVAALKDSNK
- a CDS encoding transglycosylase SLT domain-containing protein — protein: MEIAAVAFFCTVTALIAAYSCATTAAANLAQQTAAAPATEYVTLAYMEVQPEAEQEPELLYDVPMSDELQRYVREQAERQGVPFEIAIAVIERESSYQPDAVSDTGDFGLMQINICNHRWLYEELGITDVMDPEQNIEAGLYILGRAFQKYDDPDKALMAYNMGDSGMKAAWSKGQHSSKYSRAVIETAQALKRKEH
- a CDS encoding helix-turn-helix transcriptional regulator, translated to MRKKLQTLREGAGYTQQTFSERLGVSRSHYAQIESGDKNPSLKLSLKIKQALGYPYDDLFFNPKRPVSRH
- a CDS encoding recombinase family protein, which encodes MEQYLIYLRKSRSDLEAEAHGEGETLSRHEHTLLELAKRQHLNVTDIYREVVSGDTIAARPMMQRVLSEVEQGVWSGVLVMEVERLARGDTIDQGIIAQTFKFSGTKIITPIKTYDPDNEFDEEYFEFGLFMSRREYKIINRRLQRGRLASAKEGKWPSGLAPFGYRRVKLKNEKGCSLEPIEEQAAIVRMIFDLYTVGLQDEDGSARPLSLGSIATRLNDMHIPSPSGSQWARITIRGIIKNPTYIGMVRWGSRETKKKVVDGKVVSVRGPADPEKECVFKGIHPPLVPKETFELANDKLTRSENTSTHKEKVVRNPLAGLLVCSECGRQMMRMINPVHPDMPVVRCPRRGCPNCSSYLPIVEERVIQGLSEWMKGYELEWSSAAASSSVSSVGVREKALVSAEAELRKLQQQLERTHDFLEQGIYDTDTFLSRSRMLSDKIAAAKDSVTRCSRELTEEKLRETSRRDIIPKVKNLLDVYPLLETAEEKNALLKEVLEKVVYQKLNEKRKKSPDGFIIEIYPRIPKSEK
- a CDS encoding XRE family transcriptional regulator; translation: MPKMATKAADNVFYRARIAAASWNDRLGSREGASEVTGIDRTRLANIELGTINPHPEEVLMLSDTYNAPELQNHFCSHLCPLGIGTISPIELEELERVTLQLISAMKSLPEVKDGIIDIAADGVIDAKEKPRMEQYLEVLDEITNKAQTLKLIYRKQFGKQEV
- a CDS encoding vWA domain-containing protein → MKKNLTELVFILDRSGSMGELEQDTIGGFNAMLTRQKEQEGEANVTTILFDHEVQLLHDRFPLHAVAPLTEKDYYVRGYTALLDAIGYGMEKMVNIQRHLPEDERAEKVIFVITTDGLENASKRFSYEKIRRMIEQEKEQYGWEFLFLGANMDAVKEAARFGISSDRAVRFENDAQGVAVNYHVVSETVSRMREAPCCASIGAEWKEQIEADFQKRHHR